The proteins below come from a single Esox lucius isolate fEsoLuc1 chromosome 7, fEsoLuc1.pri, whole genome shotgun sequence genomic window:
- the kdm6bb gene encoding lysine (K)-specific demethylase 6B, b isoform X4 yields the protein MYHPAEQYSGRNTRDPAGGPHRGTWAPINSRPWGPPNRYNGGITQSQHPNKMYNGRGDRPPFNAQGRGSQRDQRPAPRPWDQKEYESQSWHPDLPRSFQNHSRSQAGPRDPYSWDSYNSQSHRYGGPVQHHRPRDTPRDLGSPADRWTPSDRSRAFPGRMTDQGPWKRLAPHHHNQHRDQPPRRSPPSPPPPTPREDCPAKRSRSSGPEQAPLCGSKHLSGTDQPPSPTRYPPPKQGFCNQSYDRPGPRTHSDRRASSTELQHEPNKSGSGVGSYRTHHSTPSPVPQPPSAGQGSHPPSNPRPPPASRSSPADHTSVPYSQHHHQHRPSSPPVPRHSPPPPRSHRQQRDPASSQATEPPHRNSSHRDGGSTTLNSSGLPGSTLTGEASANKDTPTNQRSPVNGTPRKRGPRTPSPSPTPPSLSASLPGPGPGPQGSEVKPGRTSEAHASLSSPHDGPTVYSNTVKKPKLPPRGHKQTKHKDKERRADGGEEETREQMRRMEERRRRKEKAERRGNRLKIKNLKGVELKGTVERKKKKDEGRKAEKREESLQDKKLGKVEGGSSKSPRKSSLHQSERPSHPKTQSGCEVPGQPCRTSSTPSKHRHREKGQARGGTSHDHSSPNTSETIPPAIHPSQPTLSPHPSKHKVSERGGTPNKSNPKPNVKGSPLPTCPSPSTTNISTSKTSKTSLQPASPPTHPKSSPGRRLDSTPSTLSSKAPTSPAEAGSQESIRAQQSQTQTVAVSPEGGVLRAPDLQPAAGVGSGEELGDNPPASPPVLSWQGSPASALSEEEEEEELGVLQRPVLQPSPTHSPSFSPLHGDSEGVSKKVEANQGRGNDDLCHSDLAKLYGLPDTPNGVEDEDEEGEDSSGDTSCSSLPPCRPHLHQTGVSDVFKSLASYLGGQRYTYRGGPFGRPPASSMGGVKYSSSLTMDPETNCQDQQCPSPTTDSSTPPRLTTQSPTHSTSDTPSKPHPPLDLDKPQLSVGERTKQKHARLVEIQNERKKERSKGADSEVTAGSLRAELRLTTTHRLSANNKQDRGLKEVRRQTDRKREQNSSDGRRDGEARSKRRKQDHSISNHHSSGGNDKKKTEEKSDDKCTSVSLPSSTPPHSSPAKQLRDRKSRQIQGNIQSKDIQRQRNKENSEQGSQSTKTKGERSSEPETKRSTPAGNKDAASVTNSTSSTVSTLPTPTPPAPTVRRTPCPLAAADFLKLKALSMGPPKELKVHLIKVESGDRETFIASEVEERRIPLEEVSIKNTASEVIRACKAAKVKGKFRESYLLPAFSVKPVLSTITPIAREKLSPPTPSIYLESKRDAFSPVLLQFCTDHKNPVTVIRGLAGSLRLNLGLFSTKSLVEANAEHAVEVRTQVQQPADENWDATGSVQTWPCESSRSHTTITKYAQYQASSFQESLQEEKDSEDEDEEEQEEKKMPSSDQSANPTTVISKTSPTMVTSKCNPTGVASKVGPIPIANTLSPEAKSTGKIIKFGTNIDLSDPKRWKPQLQELLKLPAFMRVESNGNMLSHVGHTILGMNTVQLYMKVPGSRTPGE from the exons ATGTATCACCCAGCAGAGCAGTATTCTGGGCGGAACACCAGGGACCCTGCTGGAGGACCTCACAGAGGAACATGGGCCCCTATCAACAGTCGCCCTTGGGGGCCTCCGAACAG ATACAATGGAGGAATCACCCAATCCCAGCAcccaaacaaaatgtacaacGGCAG GGGGGACAGGCCACCCTTCAATGCCCAGGGAAGGGGCTCTCAGCGGGACCAGAGACCAGCACCACGACCCTGGGACCAGAAGGAGTATGAGAGCCAGAGCTGGCACCCGGACCTCCCGCGCTCATTTCAAAACCATAGCCGCAGCCAAGCTGGACCAAGGGACCCGTACAGCTGGGACTCCTATAACAGCCAGTCTCACCGG TATGGAGGTCCCGTCCAGCACCATCGGCCTAGAGACACCCCAAGAGACCTGGGTTCCCCAGCAGACAGGTGGACCCCCTCAGATCGCTCCAGGGCCTTCCCAGGCAGGATGACAGACCAGGGACCATGGAAGCGCCTGGCCCCCCACCATCACAACCAGCACCGCGACCAGCCACCACGCCGGTCCCCACCCTCGCCACCCCCCCCTACCCCCAGGGAAGACTGCCCTGCCAAGAGGAGCCGGAGCTCGGGCCCTGAACAG GCCCCTCTCTGTGGATCAAAGCATTTATCTGGCACAGACCAGCCCCCATCACCAACCCGCTACCCTCCCCCCAAACAAGGCTTCTGCAACCAATCATATGACCGGCCAGGACCTCGCACCCATTCTGACAGGAGGGCCTCTTCTACAGAGTTGCAA CAT GAACCCAATAAATCAGGATCAGGGGTGGGCAGCTACAGAACCCATCATTCTACCCCTTCTCCAGTTCCCCAGCCGCCCTCTGCGGGCCAAGGCTCGCACCCTCCCTCCAATCCCCGTCCACCTCCCGCGTCCCGCTCCTCACCAGCAGACCACACCAGCGTGCCTTACAGCcagcaccaccaccagcaccGCCCATCCTCCCCCCCAGTCCCTCGGCACAGCCCACCACCTCCACGCTCCCACAGGCAGCAGAGGGATCCCGCCTCCTCCCAGGCCACAGAGCCTCCCCACCGCAACAGCAGTCACAGAGATGGAGGCTCAACCACATTAAACTCCTCTGGCCTCCCCGGGTCCACACTCACCGGTGAGGCCAGTGCCAACAAAGACACGCCAACCAATCAGAGGAGTCCTGTCAATGGCACCCCCCGCAAACGGGGTCCGAGGACCCCCTCGCCCAGTCCAAcacctccctcgctctctgcTTCGCTCCCAGGGCCGGGCCCAGGGCCtcaggggtcagaggtgaaGCCCGGCAGGACTTCGGAGGCGCATGCCTCACTGAGCTCTCCCCATGACGGGCCCACGGTCTACAGCAACACTGTCAAGAAGCCCAAGTTGCCGCCTCGTGGACACAAACAGACGAAACACAAGGACAAGGAAAGGAGAGCAGATGGAGGTGAGGAGGAAACGAGGGAACAGatgaggaggatggaggagaggaggaggagaaaggagaaggcagagagaagggggaATAGGCTGAAGATTAAAAACCTAAAAGGGGTGGAACTAAAGGGCACAGTGGAAcgaaagaagaagaaagatgaaggGAGGAAGGcagagaaaagggaggagagcCTTCAGGATAAAAAGCTGGGAAAAGTCGAGGGGGGATCTTCGAAGTCCCCACGTAAATCATCCCTCCATCAGTCAGAACGACCTTCACACCCGAAGACTCAGTCTGGATGTGAGGTTCCAGGCCAACCCTGCCGAACATCATCAACCCCaagcaaacacagacacagagagaagggCCAAGCAAGAGGTGGGACGTCCCACGACCACAGCTCTCCAAATACCTCAGAGACAATCCCGCCTGCCATCCACCCTAGCCAGCCCACACTCTCACCCCATCCATCCAAACACAAAGTATCTGAGAGGGGAGGGACCCCGAACAAATCAAATCCCAAACCCAATGTCAAGGGCTCACCACTGCCAacctgcccctccccctctaccACCAATATAAGCACCAGCAAGACCAGTAAGACCAGCCTCCAGCCCGCCAGCCCTCCAACACACCCTAAAAGCAGCCCAGGAAGGAGACTTGATTCCACCCCCTCCACGCTCTCATCCAAAGCCCCAACATCTCCCGCTGAAGCCGGGTCACAGGAGTCTATCCGGGCCCAGCAGAGCCAGACACAGACAGTGGCCGTGTCTCCAGAGGGGGGTGTCCTGAGGGCCCCAGATCTGCAGCCTGCAGCGGGGGTGGGCAGTGGGGAGGAGCTGGGAGACAACCCCCCAGCCAGCCCTCCGGTTCTCAGCTGGCAAGGCTCCCCCGCATCAGCCCTGagtgaggaagaagaggaggaggagctgggaGTATTGCAGAGACCTGTCCTTCAGCCAAGCCCCACCCACAGCCCATCCTTCTCACCCCTCCACGGAGACTCGGAGGGTGTCAGTAAGAAGGTAGAGGCCAATCAGGGGAGGGGCAATGATGACCTTTGCCATAGCGACCTGGCCAAGCTCTACGGTCTGCCTGACACACCCAATGGTGTGGAGGACGAGGATGAGGAAGGGGAGGACAGTAGCGGGGACACCTCGTGCAGCTCTCTGCCTCCGTGTCGGCCACACCTCCACCAGACAGGAGTGTCTGATGTCTTCAAGTCTTTGGCTTCGTACCTTGGGGGCCAGCGCTACACATATCGGGGAGGTCCGTTTGGCCGTCCTCCCGCCAGCTCCATGGGAGGAGTGAAGTACTCCTCTTCTCTCACCATGGATCCAGAAACCAACTGTCAGGACCAACAATGCCCCTCCCCCACAACTGACTCCAGCACACCCCCGAGACTGACCACTCAATCACCAACTCACTCTACCTCAGATACACCTTCCAAACCCCACCCTCCCCTAGACCTCGACAAACCTCAGCTCTCCGTTGGGGAGCGCACAAAACAGAAGCATGCAAGGCTGGTGGAGATTCAGAATGAgaggaaaaaggagaggagCAAGGGTGCAGACAGTGAGGTCACAGCGGGGTCTCTGAGAGCTGAGCTGAGACTGACCACCACACACCGGCTGTCTGCTAACAACAAACAGGATCGGGGACTGAAGGAGGTGCGCCGGCAGACCGATAGAAAGAGGGAGCAGAACAGTTCGGATGGACGCAGGGACGGAGAAGCGAGGAGCAAGAGAAGAAAACAAGACCACAGCATCAGTAATCATCACAGCAGTGGAGGCAACgacaagaaaaagacagaagaaaAGAGTGACGACAAGTGTACCTCGGTTAGCTTGCCGTCCTCAACACCTCCCCACAGTAGCCCCGCCAAGCAGCTCAGAGACAGGAAAAGCCGTCAGATTCAGGGGAACATCCAGAGCAAAGACATCCAGAGACAAAGAAACAAGGAGAATTCTGAGCAAGGGTCACAATCAACCAAGACTAAGGGGGAGAGAAGCAGTGAGCCTGAAACCAAAAGGTCCACACCAGCCGGCAACAAAGACGCGGCAAGCGTAACCAACAGCACCTCCTCTACTGTTAGCACATTACCCACCCCGACCCCACCTGCCCCCACAGTGAGGAGGACCCCGTGTCCCCTGGCCGCGGCTGACTTCCTGAAGCTGAAGGCGCTGTCCATGGGCCCCCCCAAAGAGCTGAAGGTCCATCTGATCAAGGTGGAGAGTGGTGACAGAGAGACGTTTATCGCCTCTGAGGTCGAGGAGCGCAGGATCCCACTGGAGGAGGTCAGCATCAAGAATACGGCCAGCGAGGTCATCAGGGCCTGCAA GGCAGCAAAGGTGAAGGGAAAGTTCCGGGAGTCCTACCTGCTTCCTGCATTCTCTGTCAAGCCAGTCCTCAGTACCATCACACCCATCGCTCGTGAGAAACTCAGTCCCCCCACACCAAGCATCTAT TTGGAGAGTAAGAGAGATGCCTTCTCCCCAGTCCTGCTCCAGTTCTGTACTGACCACAAGAACCCTGTAACAGTCATCAGAGGCCTGGCTGGGTCCCTCAGACTCA ACCTGGGATTGTTTTCCACTAAGTCTTTGGTGGAGGCCAATGCAGAGCATGCTGTGGAGGTGAGGACCCAGGTGCAGCAGCCGGCTGATGAGAACTGGGACGCCACTGGTTCCGTGCAGACCTGGCCCTGCGAGAGCAGCCGCTCACACACCACCATTACCAAGTATGCCCAGTACCAAGCCTCCAGCTTCCAGGAGAGCCTCCAG GAGGAGAAGGACAGtgaggatgaggatgaggaagaacaggaagagaaaaagaTGCCGTCCAGTGACCAATCAGCCAACCCCACTACAGTCATCAGCAAAACCAGCCCTACTATGGTCACTAGCAAATGTAACCCCACCGGTGTTGCTAGCAAAGTCGGCCCTATCCCTATAGCTAACACACTCAG CCCGGAGGCTAAATCAACCGGAAAGATCATCAAATTCGGGACAAACATCGACCTGTCGGATCCCAAGCG GTGGAAGCCACAGCTGCAGGAGCTGCTAAAGCTGCCGGCATTCATGCGGGTGGAGTCCAACGGGAACATGCTGAGCCACGTGGGACACACCATCCTGGGCATGAACACCGTTCAGCTCTACATGAAGGTCCCCGGCAGCCGAACGcctg GAGAATAA
- the kdm6bb gene encoding lysine (K)-specific demethylase 6B, b isoform X2, translating to MYHPAEQYSGRNTRDPAGGPHRGTWAPINSRPWGPPNRYNGGITQSQHPNKMYNGRGDRPPFNAQGRGSQRDQRPAPRPWDQKEYESQSWHPDLPRSFQNHSRSQAGPRDPYSWDSYNSQSHRYGGPVQHHRPRDTPRDLGSPADRWTPSDRSRAFPGRMTDQGPWKRLAPHHHNQHRDQPPRRSPPSPPPPTPREDCPAKRSRSSGPEQAPLCGSKHLSGTDQPPSPTRYPPPKQGFCNQSYDRPGPRTHSDRRASSTELQEPNKSGSGVGSYRTHHSTPSPVPQPPSAGQGSHPPSNPRPPPASRSSPADHTSVPYSQHHHQHRPSSPPVPRHSPPPPRSHRQQRDPASSQATEPPHRNSSHRDGGSTTLNSSGLPGSTLTGEASANKDTPTNQRSPVNGTPRKRGPRTPSPSPTPPSLSASLPGPGPGPQGSEVKPGRTSEAHASLSSPHDGPTVYSNTVKKPKLPPRGHKQTKHKDKERRADGGEEETREQMRRMEERRRRKEKAERRGNRLKIKNLKGVELKGTVERKKKKDEGRKAEKREESLQDKKLGKVEGGSSKSPRKSSLHQSERPSHPKTQSGCEVPGQPCRTSSTPSKHRHREKGQARGGTSHDHSSPNTSETIPPAIHPSQPTLSPHPSKHKVSERGGTPNKSNPKPNVKGSPLPTCPSPSTTNISTSKTSKTSLQPASPPTHPKSSPGRRLDSTPSTLSSKAPTSPAEAGSQESIRAQQSQTQTVAVSPEGGVLRAPDLQPAAGVGSGEELGDNPPASPPVLSWQGSPASALSEEEEEEELGVLQRPVLQPSPTHSPSFSPLHGDSEGVSKKVEANQGRGNDDLCHSDLAKLYGLPDTPNGVEDEDEEGEDSSGDTSCSSLPPCRPHLHQTGVSDVFKSLASYLGGQRYTYRGGPFGRPPASSMGGVKYSSSLTMDPETNCQDQQCPSPTTDSSTPPRLTTQSPTHSTSDTPSKPHPPLDLDKPQLSVGERTKQKHARLVEIQNERKKERSKGADSEVTAGSLRAELRLTTTHRLSANNKQDRGLKEVRRQTDRKREQNSSDGRRDGEARSKRRKQDHSISNHHSSGGNDKKKTEEKSDDKCTSVSLPSSTPPHSSPAKQLRDRKSRQIQGNIQSKDIQRQRNKENSEQGSQSTKTKGERSSEPETKRSTPAGNKDAASVTNSTSSTVSTLPTPTPPAPTVRRTPCPLAAADFLKLKALSMGPPKELKVHLIKVESGDRETFIASEVEERRIPLEEVSIKNTASEVIRACKAAKVKGKFRESYLLPAFSVKPVLSTITPIAREKLSPPTPSIYLESKRDAFSPVLLQFCTDHKNPVTVIRGLAGSLRLNLGLFSTKSLVEANAEHAVEVRTQVQQPADENWDATGSVQTWPCESSRSHTTITKYAQYQASSFQESLQEEKDSEDEDEEEQEEKKMPSSDQSANPTTVISKTSPTMVTSKCNPTGVASKVGPIPIANTLSPEAKSTGKIIKFGTNIDLSDPKRWKPQLQELLKLPAFMRVESNGNMLSHVGHTILGMNTVQLYMKVPGSRTPGHQENNNFCSVNINIGPGDCEWFAVHEHYWEHINNFCEMHGVDYLTGSWWPVLEDLYRTNIPVYRFIQRPGDLVWINAGSIHWVQAVGWCNNIAWNVGPLNSYQYQLALERFEWNEVKKVKSIVPMIHVSWNVARTIKITDQETYKMVKHCLLQSIKHIQILRDQLVAAGKKISYQSRVKDEPAYYCNECDVEVFDLLFVTSESGSRKTYMVHCEDCARTVSKSPSLAGVVVLEQYRMEDLMRTYDSLCVTPTPCSK from the exons ATGTATCACCCAGCAGAGCAGTATTCTGGGCGGAACACCAGGGACCCTGCTGGAGGACCTCACAGAGGAACATGGGCCCCTATCAACAGTCGCCCTTGGGGGCCTCCGAACAG ATACAATGGAGGAATCACCCAATCCCAGCAcccaaacaaaatgtacaacGGCAG GGGGGACAGGCCACCCTTCAATGCCCAGGGAAGGGGCTCTCAGCGGGACCAGAGACCAGCACCACGACCCTGGGACCAGAAGGAGTATGAGAGCCAGAGCTGGCACCCGGACCTCCCGCGCTCATTTCAAAACCATAGCCGCAGCCAAGCTGGACCAAGGGACCCGTACAGCTGGGACTCCTATAACAGCCAGTCTCACCGG TATGGAGGTCCCGTCCAGCACCATCGGCCTAGAGACACCCCAAGAGACCTGGGTTCCCCAGCAGACAGGTGGACCCCCTCAGATCGCTCCAGGGCCTTCCCAGGCAGGATGACAGACCAGGGACCATGGAAGCGCCTGGCCCCCCACCATCACAACCAGCACCGCGACCAGCCACCACGCCGGTCCCCACCCTCGCCACCCCCCCCTACCCCCAGGGAAGACTGCCCTGCCAAGAGGAGCCGGAGCTCGGGCCCTGAACAG GCCCCTCTCTGTGGATCAAAGCATTTATCTGGCACAGACCAGCCCCCATCACCAACCCGCTACCCTCCCCCCAAACAAGGCTTCTGCAACCAATCATATGACCGGCCAGGACCTCGCACCCATTCTGACAGGAGGGCCTCTTCTACAGAGTTGCAA GAACCCAATAAATCAGGATCAGGGGTGGGCAGCTACAGAACCCATCATTCTACCCCTTCTCCAGTTCCCCAGCCGCCCTCTGCGGGCCAAGGCTCGCACCCTCCCTCCAATCCCCGTCCACCTCCCGCGTCCCGCTCCTCACCAGCAGACCACACCAGCGTGCCTTACAGCcagcaccaccaccagcaccGCCCATCCTCCCCCCCAGTCCCTCGGCACAGCCCACCACCTCCACGCTCCCACAGGCAGCAGAGGGATCCCGCCTCCTCCCAGGCCACAGAGCCTCCCCACCGCAACAGCAGTCACAGAGATGGAGGCTCAACCACATTAAACTCCTCTGGCCTCCCCGGGTCCACACTCACCGGTGAGGCCAGTGCCAACAAAGACACGCCAACCAATCAGAGGAGTCCTGTCAATGGCACCCCCCGCAAACGGGGTCCGAGGACCCCCTCGCCCAGTCCAAcacctccctcgctctctgcTTCGCTCCCAGGGCCGGGCCCAGGGCCtcaggggtcagaggtgaaGCCCGGCAGGACTTCGGAGGCGCATGCCTCACTGAGCTCTCCCCATGACGGGCCCACGGTCTACAGCAACACTGTCAAGAAGCCCAAGTTGCCGCCTCGTGGACACAAACAGACGAAACACAAGGACAAGGAAAGGAGAGCAGATGGAGGTGAGGAGGAAACGAGGGAACAGatgaggaggatggaggagaggaggaggagaaaggagaaggcagagagaagggggaATAGGCTGAAGATTAAAAACCTAAAAGGGGTGGAACTAAAGGGCACAGTGGAAcgaaagaagaagaaagatgaaggGAGGAAGGcagagaaaagggaggagagcCTTCAGGATAAAAAGCTGGGAAAAGTCGAGGGGGGATCTTCGAAGTCCCCACGTAAATCATCCCTCCATCAGTCAGAACGACCTTCACACCCGAAGACTCAGTCTGGATGTGAGGTTCCAGGCCAACCCTGCCGAACATCATCAACCCCaagcaaacacagacacagagagaagggCCAAGCAAGAGGTGGGACGTCCCACGACCACAGCTCTCCAAATACCTCAGAGACAATCCCGCCTGCCATCCACCCTAGCCAGCCCACACTCTCACCCCATCCATCCAAACACAAAGTATCTGAGAGGGGAGGGACCCCGAACAAATCAAATCCCAAACCCAATGTCAAGGGCTCACCACTGCCAacctgcccctccccctctaccACCAATATAAGCACCAGCAAGACCAGTAAGACCAGCCTCCAGCCCGCCAGCCCTCCAACACACCCTAAAAGCAGCCCAGGAAGGAGACTTGATTCCACCCCCTCCACGCTCTCATCCAAAGCCCCAACATCTCCCGCTGAAGCCGGGTCACAGGAGTCTATCCGGGCCCAGCAGAGCCAGACACAGACAGTGGCCGTGTCTCCAGAGGGGGGTGTCCTGAGGGCCCCAGATCTGCAGCCTGCAGCGGGGGTGGGCAGTGGGGAGGAGCTGGGAGACAACCCCCCAGCCAGCCCTCCGGTTCTCAGCTGGCAAGGCTCCCCCGCATCAGCCCTGagtgaggaagaagaggaggaggagctgggaGTATTGCAGAGACCTGTCCTTCAGCCAAGCCCCACCCACAGCCCATCCTTCTCACCCCTCCACGGAGACTCGGAGGGTGTCAGTAAGAAGGTAGAGGCCAATCAGGGGAGGGGCAATGATGACCTTTGCCATAGCGACCTGGCCAAGCTCTACGGTCTGCCTGACACACCCAATGGTGTGGAGGACGAGGATGAGGAAGGGGAGGACAGTAGCGGGGACACCTCGTGCAGCTCTCTGCCTCCGTGTCGGCCACACCTCCACCAGACAGGAGTGTCTGATGTCTTCAAGTCTTTGGCTTCGTACCTTGGGGGCCAGCGCTACACATATCGGGGAGGTCCGTTTGGCCGTCCTCCCGCCAGCTCCATGGGAGGAGTGAAGTACTCCTCTTCTCTCACCATGGATCCAGAAACCAACTGTCAGGACCAACAATGCCCCTCCCCCACAACTGACTCCAGCACACCCCCGAGACTGACCACTCAATCACCAACTCACTCTACCTCAGATACACCTTCCAAACCCCACCCTCCCCTAGACCTCGACAAACCTCAGCTCTCCGTTGGGGAGCGCACAAAACAGAAGCATGCAAGGCTGGTGGAGATTCAGAATGAgaggaaaaaggagaggagCAAGGGTGCAGACAGTGAGGTCACAGCGGGGTCTCTGAGAGCTGAGCTGAGACTGACCACCACACACCGGCTGTCTGCTAACAACAAACAGGATCGGGGACTGAAGGAGGTGCGCCGGCAGACCGATAGAAAGAGGGAGCAGAACAGTTCGGATGGACGCAGGGACGGAGAAGCGAGGAGCAAGAGAAGAAAACAAGACCACAGCATCAGTAATCATCACAGCAGTGGAGGCAACgacaagaaaaagacagaagaaaAGAGTGACGACAAGTGTACCTCGGTTAGCTTGCCGTCCTCAACACCTCCCCACAGTAGCCCCGCCAAGCAGCTCAGAGACAGGAAAAGCCGTCAGATTCAGGGGAACATCCAGAGCAAAGACATCCAGAGACAAAGAAACAAGGAGAATTCTGAGCAAGGGTCACAATCAACCAAGACTAAGGGGGAGAGAAGCAGTGAGCCTGAAACCAAAAGGTCCACACCAGCCGGCAACAAAGACGCGGCAAGCGTAACCAACAGCACCTCCTCTACTGTTAGCACATTACCCACCCCGACCCCACCTGCCCCCACAGTGAGGAGGACCCCGTGTCCCCTGGCCGCGGCTGACTTCCTGAAGCTGAAGGCGCTGTCCATGGGCCCCCCCAAAGAGCTGAAGGTCCATCTGATCAAGGTGGAGAGTGGTGACAGAGAGACGTTTATCGCCTCTGAGGTCGAGGAGCGCAGGATCCCACTGGAGGAGGTCAGCATCAAGAATACGGCCAGCGAGGTCATCAGGGCCTGCAA GGCAGCAAAGGTGAAGGGAAAGTTCCGGGAGTCCTACCTGCTTCCTGCATTCTCTGTCAAGCCAGTCCTCAGTACCATCACACCCATCGCTCGTGAGAAACTCAGTCCCCCCACACCAAGCATCTAT TTGGAGAGTAAGAGAGATGCCTTCTCCCCAGTCCTGCTCCAGTTCTGTACTGACCACAAGAACCCTGTAACAGTCATCAGAGGCCTGGCTGGGTCCCTCAGACTCA ACCTGGGATTGTTTTCCACTAAGTCTTTGGTGGAGGCCAATGCAGAGCATGCTGTGGAGGTGAGGACCCAGGTGCAGCAGCCGGCTGATGAGAACTGGGACGCCACTGGTTCCGTGCAGACCTGGCCCTGCGAGAGCAGCCGCTCACACACCACCATTACCAAGTATGCCCAGTACCAAGCCTCCAGCTTCCAGGAGAGCCTCCAG GAGGAGAAGGACAGtgaggatgaggatgaggaagaacaggaagagaaaaagaTGCCGTCCAGTGACCAATCAGCCAACCCCACTACAGTCATCAGCAAAACCAGCCCTACTATGGTCACTAGCAAATGTAACCCCACCGGTGTTGCTAGCAAAGTCGGCCCTATCCCTATAGCTAACACACTCAG CCCGGAGGCTAAATCAACCGGAAAGATCATCAAATTCGGGACAAACATCGACCTGTCGGATCCCAAGCG GTGGAAGCCACAGCTGCAGGAGCTGCTAAAGCTGCCGGCATTCATGCGGGTGGAGTCCAACGGGAACATGCTGAGCCACGTGGGACACACCATCCTGGGCATGAACACCGTTCAGCTCTACATGAAGGTCCCCGGCAGCCGAACGcctg GCCATCAGGAGAATAACAACTTCTGCTCGGTGAACATCAACATTGGCCCGGGGGATTGCGAGTGGTTCGCTGTTCACGAACACTACTGGGAGCACATCAACAACTTCTGTGAGAT GCATGGAGTGGACTACCTGACGGGATCCTGGTGGCCCGTCCTGGAGGACCTGTACCGCACCAACATCCCGGTCTACCGTTTCATCCAGAGACCGGGGGACCTGGTGTGGATCAACGCAGGGTCCATCCACTGGGTTCAGGCTGTGGGCTGGTGCAACAACATTGCCTGGAACGTGGGACCTCTTAACT CGTACCAGTATCAGCTGGCTCTGGAGCGCTTTGAGTGGAACGAGGTCAAGAAGGTCAAGTCAATCGTTCCCATGATTCACGTCTCCTGGAACGTGGCCCGCACTATCAAGATCACCGATCAAGAGACCTACAAGATGGTcaa ACATTGTCTCCTGCAGTCCATTAAGCACATTCAGATTCTGAGGGACCAGCTGGTTGCAGCAGGGAAGAAGATCTCTTATCAGAGCCGTGTGAAGGACGAACCAGCCTACTACTGCAATGAGTGTGAT gtggaggtgtttgaCTTGCTGTTTGTGACCAGTGAGTCTGGCAGCAGGAAGACCTACATGGTACACTGTGAGGACTGTGCCCGGACCGTCTCCAAGAGCCCCTCACTGGCTGGAGTGGTGGTGCTGGAACAGTATCGCATGGAGGACCTAATGAGAACCTACGACAGCCTCTGTgtg ACTCCAACACCTTGCTCTAAGTGA